One part of the Desulfuromonadales bacterium genome encodes these proteins:
- a CDS encoding anaerobic C4-dicarboxylate transporter — protein sequence MLYIQFLFLLLMLYLGSRYGGIGLGVISGIGLAVEVFVFKMPPTSPPIEVMLIIMAVVTCAAALEAAGGLKFMLQVAERMLRSRPKLVTLIGPLVTWTMTFMLGTGHAVYSIMPIIGDVALKNGIRPERPMAAASVASQLGITASPISAAVVYYLSQMAGVAEGLSLMSILAVTVPATFLGTLGMAFYSMRRGVELHEDPEYQRRLADPVWGERIRNTTATTLGEKLPASARNSVLLFLLALAVIVVIAMVPGIRTLHVGDKPIKMDVIIQMMMLAFGGIILIVTKTKSAKVPDGVVFKSGMVAAIAIFGIAWMSDTYFQYAMPSFKAGITEMVNLYPWTFALAMFVVSVVINSQAATCRMMLPVGLALGLPPALLIGIMPSSYGYFFIPNYPSDIATVNFDVTGTTKIGKYYFNHSFMLPGLVGVISACLVGYGLAMLVL from the coding sequence ATGTTGTACATCCAGTTTCTGTTTCTGCTGCTGATGCTCTACCTCGGCAGCCGCTACGGCGGCATCGGCCTCGGCGTGATCTCCGGCATCGGCCTGGCCGTCGAAGTCTTCGTCTTCAAGATGCCCCCCACCAGTCCCCCGATCGAGGTGATGCTGATCATCATGGCGGTGGTCACCTGCGCCGCCGCCCTGGAGGCCGCCGGCGGACTCAAGTTCATGCTCCAGGTGGCGGAGCGGATGCTGCGCTCCCGGCCCAAGCTCGTTACCCTGATCGGGCCCCTGGTGACCTGGACCATGACCTTCATGCTCGGCACCGGCCATGCGGTCTACTCGATCATGCCGATCATCGGCGACGTCGCCCTGAAAAACGGCATCCGTCCCGAGCGGCCGATGGCCGCCGCCTCGGTCGCCTCGCAGCTCGGCATCACCGCCAGCCCCATCTCGGCCGCCGTCGTCTATTACCTTTCGCAGATGGCCGGTGTGGCCGAGGGCCTCTCGCTCATGTCCATTCTCGCCGTCACCGTCCCGGCGACCTTCCTCGGCACGCTCGGTATGGCCTTCTACAGCATGCGCCGGGGCGTCGAGCTGCATGAGGATCCCGAATACCAGCGCCGCCTCGCCGACCCGGTCTGGGGCGAGCGGATCCGGAACACCACGGCGACCACCCTGGGTGAGAAGCTCCCAGCCTCGGCCCGCAACTCCGTTCTGCTCTTTCTGCTGGCGCTGGCGGTGATCGTGGTGATCGCCATGGTCCCCGGCATCCGCACCCTCCATGTGGGCGACAAGCCGATCAAGATGGATGTCATCATCCAGATGATGATGCTCGCCTTCGGCGGCATCATCCTGATCGTCACCAAAACCAAGTCGGCCAAGGTCCCGGACGGGGTGGTCTTCAAGTCGGGCATGGTGGCGGCCATCGCCATCTTCGGCATCGCCTGGATGAGCGACACCTACTTCCAGTACGCCATGCCGAGCTTCAAGGCCGGTATCACCGAAATGGTCAACCTCTACCCCTGGACCTTTGCCCTGGCCATGTTCGTCGTCTCGGTGGTCATCAACAGCCAGGCCGCCACCTGCCGGATGATGCTGCCGGTCGGGCTGGCCCTGGGACTGCCGCCGGCACTGCTGATCGGCATCATGCCCTCGAGCTACGGCTACTTCTTCATCCCCAACTATCCGTCCGATATCGCCACCGTCAACTTCGACGTCACCGGCACGACCAAGATCGGCAAGTACTATTTCAACCACAGCTTCATGCTGCCCGGCCTGGTCGGCGTCATCTCGGCGTGCCTGGTCGGCTACGGTCTGGCCATGCTGGTTCTCTGA
- a CDS encoding bifunctional alpha/beta hydrolase/OsmC family protein encodes MKQKKITFANEQGVQLAALLDLPEDEQPLAYALFAHCFTCGKNLAAAMHIARALSRQRIAVLRFDFTGLGESEGEFAATTFSSNVRDLIAAARFLEENYQAPRILVGHSLGGTAVLEATGAISSVAAVATIAAPAHPRHVAALFKEAREEIERAGEAKVSLAGREFDIRREFLDDLETQQTREKVARLGAALLVLHSPRDMVVGIDNAAEIYQAAKHPKSFISLDPADHLLSRREDSRYAGEMIAVWVRRYLEMAEEAAVPAEVIDNRVTARTGAEGFRTDLFANGYALVADEPEAYGGSGQGPSPYDYLQAALGACTGMTVQMYARRKQWPLESAIVRLRHEKIHARDCEHCEEKDGKIDRFERELELKGALSGEQRQRLLEIAEKCPVHRTLQAEVLIDTRLREEDAQ; translated from the coding sequence ATGAAGCAGAAAAAAATCACTTTTGCCAATGAACAGGGAGTGCAGCTGGCGGCGCTGCTCGATCTGCCGGAGGACGAGCAGCCGCTGGCCTACGCCCTCTTCGCCCACTGTTTCACCTGCGGCAAGAACCTCGCCGCGGCGATGCACATCGCCCGGGCCCTCAGCCGCCAGCGGATCGCCGTCCTGCGCTTCGACTTCACCGGCCTCGGCGAGAGTGAAGGGGAATTCGCCGCGACCACCTTTTCCTCCAACGTGCGCGACCTCATCGCCGCCGCCCGTTTCCTCGAAGAAAATTATCAGGCGCCGCGCATCCTCGTCGGCCACTCCCTGGGGGGAACGGCGGTGCTGGAAGCCACCGGCGCGATCTCCTCGGTCGCCGCCGTCGCCACCATCGCCGCCCCTGCCCATCCCCGTCACGTCGCCGCCCTGTTCAAGGAAGCCCGCGAGGAGATCGAGCGCGCCGGCGAGGCGAAGGTCAGTCTCGCCGGCCGCGAGTTCGACATCCGCCGGGAATTCCTCGACGATCTGGAGACGCAGCAGACCCGGGAGAAGGTCGCCCGCCTTGGCGCCGCCCTGCTGGTCTTGCACTCGCCCAGGGACATGGTGGTGGGGATCGACAACGCCGCCGAAATCTACCAGGCGGCCAAACACCCGAAGAGCTTCATCTCCCTCGACCCGGCAGACCACCTCCTCTCCCGCCGGGAGGACTCCCGCTATGCCGGGGAGATGATCGCCGTCTGGGTCAGGCGCTACCTGGAGATGGCGGAAGAGGCGGCGGTGCCGGCCGAGGTGATCGACAACCGGGTGACGGCGCGCACCGGGGCCGAAGGCTTCCGCACCGACCTCTTCGCCAACGGCTACGCCCTGGTGGCCGACGAACCTGAAGCCTATGGGGGCAGCGGCCAGGGCCCCTCGCCTTACGACTATCTGCAGGCCGCCCTCGGCGCCTGCACCGGCATGACGGTGCAGATGTACGCCCGGCGCAAGCAGTGGCCGCTGGAGTCGGCGATAGTCCGGCTGCGGCATGAAAAAATCCACGCCAGGGACTGCGAACATTGCGAGGAAAAGGATGGCAAGATCGACCGCTTCGAACGGGAGCTGGAGCTGAAAGGCGCGCTTTCCGGCGAGCAGCGCCAGCGCCTGCTCGAAATCGCCGAAAAATGCCCGGTCCACCGCACCCTGCAGGCGGAGGTGCTGATCGACACCCGGCTGCGGGAAGAAGACGCGCAGTGA
- the minE gene encoding cell division topological specificity factor MinE, translating into MKFLDFFRSAGRGSAAVAKERLQIIVAHERRRAHSPDFLPRLQKDILEVVRKYIPIEEDQIKLSIDSRGDCEVLELNISLSENAPR; encoded by the coding sequence ATGAAATTTCTCGATTTTTTTCGCTCCGCCGGACGCGGCTCGGCAGCCGTGGCCAAGGAGCGCCTGCAGATCATCGTCGCTCATGAGCGGCGCCGCGCCCACAGCCCTGATTTTCTCCCCCGGTTGCAGAAGGACATTCTTGAGGTGGTGCGAAAATATATCCCCATCGAAGAGGATCAGATCAAACTCAGCATCGACAGCCGGGGGGACTGCGAGGTGCTCGAACTCAACATCTCGCTGTCCGAGAACGCTCCCAGATAA
- a CDS encoding TVP38/TMEM64 family protein, giving the protein MHRKLSRILILLLIAGLVGAFFAFDLQQYLTLGYLKSRQQAFAEIYAVHPVRTIATYMGIYILVTALSLPGAVVMTLAGGALFGLGVGFVVISFASSIGATLAFLASRFILRDFVQSRFGDRLRVINEGVAREGAFYLFSLRLVPIFPFFLINLAMGLTPMRTGVYYLVSQVGMIPGTLVYVNAGTRLGRLESLSGILSPGLLLSFALLGLFPLLARKLLEAVRRRKAMRGQKEH; this is encoded by the coding sequence ATGCACCGCAAGCTCTCCAGAATCCTGATCCTCCTGCTGATCGCCGGACTGGTCGGCGCCTTCTTCGCCTTCGACCTGCAGCAGTACCTGACCCTCGGCTATCTCAAGTCACGCCAGCAGGCCTTCGCGGAGATCTACGCCGTCCATCCCGTCCGCACCATTGCCACCTACATGGGAATATACATCCTGGTGACCGCCCTCTCCCTGCCCGGCGCGGTGGTAATGACCCTGGCCGGCGGGGCGCTGTTCGGGCTGGGGGTCGGCTTCGTGGTTATCTCCTTCGCCAGCTCCATCGGCGCCACCCTGGCCTTTCTCGCCTCCCGCTTCATCCTGCGCGATTTTGTACAGAGCAGGTTTGGCGACCGGCTGCGGGTCATCAATGAGGGGGTGGCCAGGGAAGGGGCCTTCTACCTCTTTTCCCTGCGCCTGGTGCCGATCTTCCCCTTCTTCCTCATCAATCTGGCCATGGGGCTGACCCCCATGCGCACCGGCGTCTACTATCTGGTCAGCCAGGTCGGGATGATTCCCGGCACCCTGGTCTACGTCAACGCCGGCACCCGGCTCGGCCGGCTCGAATCGCTCTCCGGCATCCTTTCGCCCGGCCTGCTGCTCTCCTTTGCACTGCTCGGCCTCTTCCCCCTGCTTGCCAGAAAGCTCCTCGAGGCCGTCAGGAGGCGAAAAGCCATGCGAGGACAAAAAGAACACTGA
- a CDS encoding TRAP transporter substrate-binding protein has protein sequence MRKSLAKMRAALLPGLFLLLCGTAGAANQNDPLAAWQPAFDPSGAKYTYILSNIAHPGVAGIGVGYKIRDRVWERSGGRLYVDFRPLAQLGGEKDVISKLKLGAVQGMLCSSVAAANVADTLGVVNLPFVVDTFDKLDTFRNSPGTWNEFRDSALSKGVMVLDITGYGTYGWATTTPVKSLADARAVNFRIAEAPVNTDIYKAWGLKFTVMPWPDVPQALQTGVISGLDHTPTICNITKKFTVAKNFTRVDYAQGLFVHLANKRWFDKLPADLQQVLTEVVAEESAKAREATRKEQEREIAAAEAAGVRFLTLSGDEKKRLAELAAPVYATWGGKIGPDYLKRVRATLGN, from the coding sequence ATGCGCAAATCACTGGCCAAAATGCGTGCAGCCCTGCTGCCGGGACTGTTCCTGCTTCTCTGCGGCACGGCCGGCGCCGCCAACCAGAACGACCCGCTCGCCGCGTGGCAGCCGGCCTTCGACCCGTCGGGCGCCAAATACACCTACATTCTCTCCAATATCGCCCACCCGGGCGTCGCCGGCATCGGTGTCGGCTACAAGATCCGCGACCGGGTCTGGGAGCGGAGCGGCGGCCGGCTCTACGTCGACTTCCGCCCCCTGGCGCAGCTCGGCGGCGAGAAGGACGTGATCAGCAAGCTCAAACTCGGCGCCGTGCAGGGAATGCTCTGTTCCTCGGTCGCCGCCGCCAACGTGGCCGATACCCTCGGCGTGGTCAACCTCCCCTTCGTCGTCGATACCTTCGACAAGCTCGACACCTTCCGCAATTCGCCGGGAACCTGGAACGAGTTTCGCGACTCGGCGCTTTCCAAGGGAGTGATGGTCCTCGACATCACCGGCTACGGCACCTACGGCTGGGCTACGACGACGCCGGTGAAAAGCCTGGCCGATGCCCGGGCCGTCAACTTCCGCATTGCCGAGGCGCCGGTCAACACCGACATCTACAAGGCCTGGGGGCTGAAATTTACCGTCATGCCCTGGCCCGACGTGCCGCAGGCGCTGCAGACCGGCGTCATCAGCGGCCTCGATCACACGCCGACCATCTGCAACATCACCAAAAAATTCACGGTGGCCAAAAACTTCACCCGTGTCGACTACGCCCAGGGGCTCTTCGTACACCTGGCCAACAAGCGCTGGTTCGACAAGCTGCCGGCCGACCTGCAGCAGGTTCTCACCGAGGTCGTCGCCGAAGAAAGCGCCAAGGCCCGCGAAGCGACCCGGAAAGAGCAGGAAAGGGAGATCGCCGCGGCCGAGGCGGCGGGAGTGCGCTTTTTAACCCTGAGCGGGGATGAAAAAAAGCGGCTCGCCGAACTGGCCGCGCCGGTCTACGCCACCTGGGGCGGCAAGATCGGCCCCGATTACCTGAAGCGGGTCAGGGCCACCCTGGGCAATTGA
- a CDS encoding sensor histidine kinase — protein sequence MPSIFEQIDRLLPRSLQLKLSLLVTGLLVLLVSLNGALFSDFTSNILQQQIGNKTLALARAVALNPIVRQGLAAGDPGGIQALTEEVRGSTGAEFIVVGDRQGIRYSHPDPERIGQPFVGGDFERAVQEGETYVSRATGTLGPSLRGFVPVRGESGEVLGFVSVGYLLRDIEAEVRGQQREILGYVAVVLFFGVFGAIVIAKGLKAAIFGLEPHAIAALFLERNAIIGAIREGVVAVDGAGRLTLVNQAARSYLSRNPLEDLRGRPLAEICPCPELERALAGGEQILDQEMPLAGRTMLVNVLPLGGEGAASGAVASFRPKDELDRLTRELSHMQQYSELLRAQTHEYSNKLHTIAGLIQIGAHQEALELIMTEASGYQDLIRTLARAVPDPVVAGIILGKFNRARELKIDFHLDPESTFADLPPHLEREHLVTVLGNLIDNAFEAVREAGGEGGVRLFLTDLGSDLIIEVEDSGGGVSPAVADRLFEKGVTTHRNAGRGMGLYLLRRALDALGGEITFARGELGGALFTVIIPKGREERRGKENPDRRNGI from the coding sequence TTGCCCTCTATTTTTGAACAGATCGACCGGCTGCTCCCCCGCAGCCTGCAGCTCAAGCTCAGCCTGCTGGTCACCGGCCTGCTGGTGCTGCTGGTGAGCCTGAACGGGGCGCTCTTTTCCGATTTTACCAGCAACATCCTGCAGCAGCAGATCGGCAACAAGACCCTGGCGCTGGCCCGCGCCGTCGCCCTCAACCCGATTGTCCGCCAGGGGCTGGCTGCCGGCGATCCCGGCGGCATTCAGGCACTGACGGAAGAGGTGCGCGGCTCTACCGGCGCCGAGTTCATCGTGGTGGGGGACCGGCAAGGCATCCGTTACAGCCATCCGGACCCGGAGAGGATCGGGCAGCCCTTCGTCGGGGGCGATTTCGAGCGGGCCGTGCAGGAGGGCGAAACCTACGTTTCACGGGCAACGGGCACCTTGGGGCCGTCTCTGCGCGGCTTCGTGCCGGTCCGCGGCGAGAGCGGTGAAGTGCTCGGCTTCGTTTCGGTCGGCTATCTGCTGCGGGATATCGAAGCAGAGGTGCGGGGCCAGCAGCGGGAGATTCTCGGCTACGTGGCAGTGGTGCTGTTTTTCGGGGTGTTCGGCGCCATCGTCATCGCCAAGGGTCTCAAGGCGGCCATCTTCGGCCTGGAACCGCACGCGATCGCCGCCCTGTTCCTGGAGCGCAACGCCATCATCGGCGCCATCCGCGAGGGGGTGGTGGCCGTCGACGGCGCCGGACGGCTGACTCTGGTCAACCAGGCAGCGCGCAGCTACCTGTCCCGCAACCCGCTGGAAGACCTGCGTGGCCGACCGTTGGCCGAAATCTGCCCCTGCCCGGAGCTGGAGCGGGCCCTGGCCGGCGGCGAGCAGATACTCGACCAGGAGATGCCGCTGGCGGGGCGCACCATGCTCGTCAACGTCCTCCCCCTCGGCGGCGAGGGCGCGGCTTCCGGCGCGGTGGCCAGCTTCCGTCCCAAGGATGAGCTCGACCGGCTGACCCGCGAGCTTTCGCATATGCAGCAGTACTCTGAACTGCTCCGCGCCCAGACCCACGAGTACTCCAACAAGCTGCACACCATCGCCGGTCTGATCCAGATCGGCGCCCACCAGGAAGCCCTCGAGCTGATCATGACCGAGGCGAGCGGCTACCAGGATTTGATCCGCACCCTGGCCAGGGCGGTCCCCGACCCGGTGGTGGCCGGCATCATCCTCGGCAAGTTCAACCGGGCGCGCGAGCTCAAGATCGACTTCCACCTCGATCCGGAGAGTACCTTCGCCGACCTGCCGCCGCACCTCGAGCGCGAGCACCTGGTCACGGTGCTCGGCAATCTGATCGACAATGCCTTCGAGGCGGTGCGCGAGGCGGGCGGTGAAGGCGGGGTGCGGCTTTTTTTGACCGATCTCGGTTCGGACCTGATCATCGAGGTGGAAGACTCGGGAGGCGGCGTTTCGCCGGCGGTGGCCGACCGCCTGTTCGAAAAGGGAGTGACCACCCACCGCAACGCCGGCCGCGGCATGGGTCTCTACCTGCTGCGCCGGGCCCTCGATGCTCTCGGCGGCGAGATCACCTTTGCCAGGGGGGAGCTGGGCGGCGCGCTCTTCACGGTGATCATTCCGAAGGGCAGGGAGGAGCGACGGGGGAAGGAAAATCCTGACAGGAGGAATGGCATATGA
- the minD gene encoding septum site-determining protein MinD: MVVVTSGKGGVGKTTTSAAFSAGLALRGYKTVVLDFDVGLRNLDLIMGCERRVVYDLLNVIHGEGSLNQALIKDKRVENLFILPASQTRDKDALTLDGVERVIGELKERFDYIICDSPAGIEKGAITAMYFADEALVVTNPEVSSVRDSDRIIGMLGSKTRRAEANLDPVKEHLVVTRYDPARVNKGDMLSVSDVQEILAIPFLGVIPESKSVLVASNSGVPVTLVDTSDAGEAYLDVVDRFLGQERPHRFMDVPKKGLFSRLFGT; this comes from the coding sequence GTGGTTGTTGTGACGTCCGGCAAGGGTGGCGTGGGGAAAACCACGACCAGCGCCGCCTTTTCCGCCGGCCTGGCGCTGCGCGGATACAAAACGGTGGTCCTCGATTTCGATGTGGGCCTGCGCAACCTCGACCTGATCATGGGGTGCGAGCGGCGCGTGGTCTACGACCTGCTCAACGTCATTCACGGCGAGGGGTCCCTGAACCAGGCCCTGATCAAGGACAAGCGGGTCGAAAACCTCTTCATCCTCCCCGCCTCGCAGACGCGGGACAAGGACGCCCTCACCCTCGACGGCGTCGAGCGGGTGATCGGCGAACTCAAGGAGCGCTTCGACTACATCATCTGCGACTCCCCCGCCGGCATCGAAAAGGGGGCGATCACCGCCATGTACTTCGCCGACGAGGCGCTGGTGGTGACCAATCCCGAGGTTTCCTCGGTGCGCGATTCCGACCGCATTATCGGCATGCTCGGCAGCAAGACCCGACGCGCCGAGGCGAACCTCGATCCGGTGAAGGAGCATCTGGTCGTCACCCGCTACGACCCGGCCCGGGTCAACAAGGGGGATATGCTCAGCGTCTCCGACGTACAGGAGATCCTGGCCATCCCCTTCCTCGGGGTTATCCCCGAGTCGAAGTCGGTGCTGGTCGCTTCCAACTCGGGGGTGCCGGTGACCCTCGTCGATACGAGCGATGCCGGCGAAGCCTATCTCGACGTGGTCGACCGTTTTCTCGGGCAGGAACGTCCGCACCGCTTCATGGATGTTCCCAAAAAGGGCCTTTTCTCCCGCTTGTTTGGAACCTGA
- a CDS encoding response regulator, which produces MTSESPIRVLIVEDDLRISELHRRFTEKTEGFEVVGIANTLADAAEMVEVLAPDLVLLDLFFPEGSGLELLRRLRAGAAPTDVILITAAREMASLQEALRGGVYDYVIKPVFFPRFQEALLKYREYAARMRLGGTLEQQDVDRLLRAHSAHETEETTLPKGIDPLTLRKVRQVFEPAEVRDLNAEEVGERIGVTRSTARRYLEQLIAEGFLAADLLYGVVGRPERRYFRRR; this is translated from the coding sequence ATGACCAGCGAGAGTCCGATCCGCGTCCTGATCGTCGAGGATGACCTGCGCATCTCCGAGTTGCACCGCCGCTTCACCGAGAAGACCGAAGGCTTCGAGGTGGTGGGGATTGCCAATACCTTGGCCGATGCGGCCGAGATGGTCGAGGTGCTGGCGCCCGACCTGGTGCTCCTCGACCTCTTCTTTCCCGAGGGGAGCGGCCTGGAGTTGCTGCGGCGACTGCGTGCCGGGGCCGCCCCGACCGACGTTATTCTCATCACCGCCGCCCGGGAGATGGCCTCCCTGCAGGAAGCCCTGCGCGGCGGGGTCTACGACTACGTCATCAAGCCGGTCTTTTTCCCCCGCTTTCAGGAGGCTCTCCTCAAATACCGCGAATATGCCGCCCGCATGCGCTTGGGGGGGACCCTGGAACAGCAGGATGTCGACCGGCTGCTGCGCGCCCACTCCGCCCATGAGACCGAGGAGACGACACTGCCGAAGGGGATCGATCCCCTGACCCTGCGCAAGGTGCGTCAGGTCTTCGAGCCGGCGGAGGTCCGTGACCTGAATGCCGAAGAGGTGGGCGAGCGCATCGGCGTCACCCGCTCGACCGCCCGTCGCTACCTGGAGCAGCTCATCGCTGAAGGCTTTCTTGCCGCCGACCTGCTCTACGGCGTCGTCGGCCGCCCGGAACGGCGCTATTTCCGCCGCCGCTGA
- a CDS encoding LysR family transcriptional regulator: MNFLQGAFDFFERNKVELYRLKSFAAIVREGNLTRAAERLHLSQSALSSQLRQLEEELGLSLFRRTSKGMELTEAGRELSHFIDGVLEAADRLKLKAQALGQAGGEAVNIGLNADPAFLRVGAINRRLAQLHGELNVIFLTSQTVRTAQLLRQGQLDLAFFYGDSVDADLRHQRLAEVRLCVVIPTPLVPATAALGWAEVAALPWVWVGSDSPPYDAMLAQLEQRRLTPNRAVKTVDEYIVKELVVDGQGVAVMREDEARPLARDGRVVIWEKGWMSLPLSLAWLAASADKKRVRAARETIAYVWSGSGRQEKESEERFWY, from the coding sequence TTGAACTTTCTACAGGGAGCGTTCGATTTTTTCGAACGGAACAAGGTGGAACTCTACCGGCTGAAAAGTTTTGCCGCCATCGTGCGGGAAGGGAACCTGACGCGGGCGGCCGAACGGCTGCACCTCAGCCAGTCGGCGCTCTCCAGCCAGCTCAGGCAGCTCGAGGAGGAACTCGGGCTGTCGCTGTTCCGGCGCACGAGCAAAGGGATGGAGCTGACCGAAGCGGGGCGGGAACTCTCCCACTTCATCGACGGGGTGCTGGAGGCGGCCGACCGGCTCAAACTCAAGGCTCAGGCGCTGGGCCAGGCCGGGGGCGAAGCGGTGAATATCGGGCTGAACGCCGATCCGGCCTTTTTGCGGGTCGGCGCCATCAACCGGCGGCTGGCGCAGCTGCACGGCGAGCTGAACGTCATCTTTCTCACCAGCCAGACGGTGCGCACGGCCCAACTGCTGCGACAGGGGCAGCTCGACCTCGCTTTCTTCTACGGCGACAGTGTCGATGCCGATCTGCGGCATCAGCGCCTCGCCGAGGTACGGCTCTGCGTCGTCATCCCAACACCGCTGGTGCCGGCGACCGCGGCGCTCGGCTGGGCCGAGGTGGCGGCTCTTCCCTGGGTCTGGGTAGGCAGCGACTCGCCCCCCTACGACGCCATGCTGGCGCAGCTGGAGCAGCGCCGGCTCACCCCCAACCGGGCGGTAAAGACCGTCGACGAATACATCGTCAAGGAACTGGTGGTGGACGGCCAGGGCGTGGCGGTGATGCGCGAGGACGAGGCCCGTCCCCTGGCCAGGGACGGCCGCGTGGTGATCTGGGAGAAGGGCTGGATGTCGCTGCCGCTGAGTCTGGCGTGGCTGGCGGCCAGCGCCGACAAGAAACGTGTGCGGGCGGCCAGGGAAACGATCGCCTACGTCTGGAGCGGCTCCGGCCGGCAGGAGAAAGAGAGCGAGGAGAGATTCTGGTATTGA
- the minC gene encoding septum site-determining protein MinC: MKKAESQSENRPACELKGSALTLMVLHLLDADADRLDRQLQEKFGQVPGFFRNAPLVIDLGALPPGGPELDVTALVQRVREFGLVPVALRGGSELQNALALRAGLGLLAASRQETAAKPVAETAARDIEPEPDSPAAIPAAFAAGAKVITHTVRSGQRVVAPDGDLIVLASVNSGAEILARGSIHVYGALRGRALAGVRGDAAARICCLQFHPELVAVAGEYMLHDELDPALLGKTAVVALAGERLQVEPLGTFVPGS; this comes from the coding sequence ATGAAAAAAGCTGAAAGCCAGAGTGAAAATCGCCCCGCCTGCGAACTGAAGGGGAGCGCCCTGACCCTGATGGTCCTGCACCTGCTCGATGCCGATGCCGATCGTCTGGACCGGCAGCTGCAGGAGAAATTCGGGCAAGTGCCCGGCTTCTTCCGCAATGCTCCGCTGGTCATCGACCTGGGGGCGCTGCCGCCGGGCGGGCCGGAGCTCGACGTGACGGCTCTGGTACAGCGGGTGCGCGAATTCGGTCTGGTGCCCGTCGCCCTGCGCGGCGGCAGCGAGCTACAGAACGCCCTCGCCCTGCGCGCCGGCCTCGGCCTGCTCGCCGCCTCGCGCCAGGAAACGGCGGCAAAGCCAGTCGCCGAGACTGCCGCAAGGGATATTGAACCGGAGCCGGATTCGCCGGCAGCCATTCCGGCGGCGTTCGCGGCAGGAGCCAAGGTAATCACCCATACCGTCCGTTCCGGGCAGCGCGTGGTGGCGCCGGACGGCGATCTGATTGTCCTCGCCTCGGTCAATTCCGGGGCGGAAATCCTCGCCCGCGGCAGCATCCATGTCTACGGCGCGTTGCGCGGCCGGGCGCTGGCCGGTGTCCGCGGCGATGCGGCGGCGCGCATCTGCTGCCTGCAGTTTCACCCCGAACTGGTCGCCGTGGCTGGCGAATACATGCTGCACGACGAACTCGACCCGGCCCTGCTCGGCAAAACCGCCGTCGTCGCGCTGGCGGGAGAGCGACTGCAGGTAGAACCGCTGGGAACGTTCGTTCCTGGCAGCTGA